From the Pediococcus acidilactici genome, the window TATTCCGCACGGGTTTGATTCTTTTCGTCCAAAAAATCACCTACTTTGTGGTCGCCTGCCAATGATAAATTGCAAGCACCGTTTTTGCATCTTCAATTTTACCGTCTTCGATTGCTTTTAGCGCTTCGGATAGTGAAAGTTCAAAAACTTTTAAGTTTTCACCTTGGTCCCGCGGTAATTTATCTTCCACCGGTTTTAAATCCGTCGCTTTATAAACCGTCATGTATTCGTCCGTAAAGCCTGGCGCGGAATAAAAGCCGACCATTTTTTCGATCTTTCCGGCAGCGTAGCCCGTTTCTTCGTTTAATTCTCGCTTAGCAGTTTCCAAAAAGTCTTCTCCAGGTTCCACTTTGCCAGCGGGAATTTCAATCGTTGGTTTAGCTACTGGCGCCCGCCACTGCTTTTCAAAAAGGGCTTTGCCATCCGTAGTCAACGCCAAGATTGCAATTGCGTCTTGGTGTTTGACTACGTCTCGATTAGCTAACGTGCCATCCGGTAACTCTACCGTTTGTTGGTAGACGTCAACAATTTCTCCCTTATAACGGGAAACTGACTTAACTACTTTTTCTTCTAAATCCATTACTCCTGTTCTCCCTTACGAAATACTTTTACAGCCACCAACCCTTTGGGACCCTCAGCCACCATTAGTTGGACGACTTCGTTTTCATCTAAAGTTTTAAAATCGTCGGATTGCACCGCACTGTAATGTACAAAGGCTTGCTCCCCATCGTCAAGTTTGATGAAGCCGTACCCCTTGGTTTTATCAAAACTCGTTACCGTACCAGTTTCCAAATTGCCCACTCCTTTTATTATTTAATACCATCATAATCGTGAGAACTACTTCTGTAAATTAAAAAAGAGACTGAATTTTTCAGCCTCTAATTTTAGCACGTTAGTTACTGGTTAATTTTTTCCAATCATACCCAGCTTTTTATCGCTAACGACGCTCTATTTTTCTTCAAAACCTTCGGTAACTGCTTCAGGATAGTACTTTGTAACGATTGCCGCACAGCTAGCACATAAGGTTGGGAAGTGTTCGTCACTACCAACGTCCGTCTTCGTCATCCGGCACCGTTCGCAAACTTCTCCAGCAGCAGGGGCAATTTGTACCGCAACTTGACCATCAAAACTTGCCGCATCTTCAGGAGCTTCCGCGATATCCCGAACTTCTAATTGCGAAACGATTAAAATCAACCGCAAGTCGACGTTTAATTCGTCAACAACTTGCTTAGTAGCTTCATCAAGGTACAAGGTTGCCTTTGCTTCCATTGATTTACCGATCATCTTTTGGTCCCGTGCTTCTTCAAGAGCCTTTAAGACGTGGGCGCGCAACTTCTTGACGGTTTGCCACTTAGCCAACAGGTCTGCTGCTCCGGCTAATTCTTGCACTTCTGGCATTTCAGCAAGTTGGACAAATTCTTCCGGTTCGGAGAGGAATTGCCAAATTTCTTCCGTCGTATGTGGTAGTACCGGCGTCATCAGCTTCGTCAAACCAACTAAAATTTGGTAGAACACGGTTTGCATTGACCGACGTTTCAAACTATCCTCCGGTTCAATATAAACAACGTCCTTCGCAAAATCGAGGTAGAACGCGGAAAGATCCGTAATGATGTAGTTCATCAACGCCTTGTAAATTTCAATGAAATTATATTGGTCGTAGTCTTGCCGAATTTCCTTAACTAATTCGTTAAACCGGACTAACATGTAACGATCTTCTGGTTGCAAGTCAGCGTAAGCTACGGTGTTAGCTTGGGGATCAAAGTCCGCCGTGTTTGCTAATAGGTAACGAATTGTGTTCCGAATCTTCTTGTAAGAATCTGAAATCTTTACAAAGTTATCTTGTGAAACCCGCACGTCAGACGATGAATCGATGGAAAGTACCCATAACCGAATGATTTCAGCACCCATCTTCTTAATGATGTCTGCGGGAACGATGGTGTTGCCTAAGGACTTACTCATCTTATGTCCCTGTCCATCAAGGGTAAAGCCTTGCGAAATTATCTGCTTGTATGGTGCGTGACCCGACATTGCCACACTCGTAATCAAACTAGAGTTGAACCAACCACGGTACTGGTCGGAACCTTCCAAAGTTAGGTCAGCCGGATACTTCAAGTAATCGCGTTTTGCCAAAACTCCTTGATGTGAAGAACCGGAGTCGAACCAAACGTCCATAATATCGGTTTCCTTGGTAAACGTTCCGTTTGGTGAATGTTCGCTAGTGTATCCTTCTGGTAGCAAGTCCTTAGCATCCCATTCAAACCAGATGTCGGAACCATGTTTTTCAAATAGTTCCGCAACGTGTTCAATCGTTTCCCCGTTCATGATTGGCGTACCGTCTTCAGCATAGAAGATTGGTAGTGGTACACCCCAAACCCGTTGACGAGAAATTACCCAGTCACCACGGTCCCGGATCATGTTATGGAGTCGTTTTTGACCCCATTCTGGGAGGAACTTAACGTCTTTTAGCGCGTCCAAAATTTGATCACGAATTTTGTCTACCGAGGCAAACCATTGTGGCGTAGCCCGGAAAATAATTGGCTTCTTAGTCCGCCAATCAAACGGATAACTATGGGTGTAATCCATCTGCTTAAGCAAGGCATTAGTTGCCTTTAACTTGTCTAAGGCAATTTCATTGGCATCTTCGTAGAAGACCCCTTCAAAATCAGGACCCGCTTCGGCAGTGAGGTAACCACGATCGTCGACCGGTACAAAAATATCGAGGCCGTATTCTTTACCGACCCGGAAATCGTCTTCCCCAAAGCCAGGTGCCGTATGAACTAATCCCGTTCCGGAATCTAGGGTTACAAAGTCTCCTAACATAACCACTAGCTTGCGATCGCTATCAAACGGGTGGAGCGCCGTGATGTTTTCTAACTCTTGCCCGCGAACCGTCTTGATGGTTTCAACGTCTTGCCAACCAAATTGTTCGGCAGCGTAACTCAACCGGTCCGTAGCAATCACAAATTTGCGGTCATCCCCCGCAGGTTTTACAACGGAATAATCAAAACCAGCATCAATGGTAATTCCTTCTGAAGCCGGAATGGTCCATGGAGTCGTTGTCCAAACTACGAAGTAAGTGTCTTGATCCAAGACCCCCTTACCGTCGCTTACTCGTTCCGCATAAAAAGCAGATGGTGAAGTAACGTCGTGATATTCAACTTCTGCTTCTGCCATTGCCGATTCGGAAGACCATGACCAAAATACGGGCTTTTTACCGCGATAAATCAATCCTAACTCAACCATTTTAGCAAAAGTCCGAATTTCTTCTGCTTCAAAAGATGGTTGCAAAGTTAAGTATGGGTTGTCCCATTCGGCAGCTACCCCTAAACGCTTAAAGTCTTCGCGTTGCTTATCAACTTGTTTTAAAGCGTAGTCACGACATAACTTACGGAATTCAGCCGTCGACATTTTTTTACGGTCGTGGCCTTCCTTGGTTAATTGTTGTTCGATCGGTAAACCATGCGTATCCCACCCCGGAACGTACGGACTCCGGAAACCACTCATTGATTTATACCGTACGATAATATCCTTCGAAATTTTGTTCATCGCGTGGCCCATGTGAATGTTTCCGTTGGCGTATGGCGGTCCGTCATGAAGAACAAAGCTTGGCTTGCCCTCATTTAATTTTTGCCGTTGTTCATAAACTTTGTTTTCAAACCAAACGTCTTCGCGCTTTTTTTCGTTTACCGGAAGATTTCCGCGCATTTTGAACTTGGTTTTTCCTAGATTTAAAGTATCTTTAACCCGCACTAAAATCACTCGCTTTCCTAAGTATCATTTTTAATATTTTAGACAATAAAAAAGACTCCATCCCTACCAGGGACGAAGTCAATCGTGGTACCACCCAAATTCAAGGACGCTAAAAGCGTCCTCCTCATTTTCCAATAACGGTGGAAACCGACAACGTCTACTAAATAATTCAACGTTGCACTCAAAAGTGATTGTCCTTCTAACTAGTAGACTAACCTCACACCACCGTTAGCTCGCTGAACTGCTAATTGTTAGAAGTCCTTCTTTTTTTACGTTTTATTTTTTAGGATTTACGTGGAACCCTTGATCAGTGGGTTTCCCCTGTTCGTTGGATTGATCTTCTGGGAAGACCACCACCGTTTTTAGCTCATCTTCTTTGGGCTCTACGGCAGGGGTGTCCGGATCAATTTTTCCAACTTCTTCTGAGTGTACACTGTTTTCCTGAATGATGTCAAGCGCTCCGCTATTCCGCATTGCTTCCTTGATTTCACCAATCGTTAGCAACTCATCAGAGCTCAACAAGTTATCCCAGTCACGCCCCTTGATCATTTGTAATTGTGATTCAAGAAGGACTTCCAGTTTTTGCCGGAAACTGCGTGCTTGTTTCTTCAGGTCGTCAGTTGCCACAATTACCTTTTGTGCTTTACCAGCGGCTTCACCAATGTAGCCGTCTGCCTTTTTATGCGCGTTTTTAACCACTACTTCGGCTTCTTTTTGTGCTTCTTTAGCAGTAAATTCCGCTTCTCGTTTAGAACTAATCTTAACTTTATCAGCAGCGTCTTGCGCCACCATGATGGATTTGTTCAGGGATTCCTTCATTTCATCGAAGTATTCCACCCGGCTTTTAGCCTCAGCTAATTGACGCCGTAATGAATCAATCTCATCTTGTAGCCGCCGTTGTTCAAAAGCAACGTCGTCTAAAAATTCATCAACTTCGTCGGGATTGTACCCGCGCATTTTATTGGAAAAGTGTTTTTGTTGTATATCTTGTGGTTCAATTGCCATCTGAATAAAACCTCCGTAAATCGCTACCTAGTTTTAATTAAATCTAGTTGGGTTTTTAGCTTATCTTTTTTTGTTTTACCTAAAACTTCCACAAGCTTAATCCTACCATATTTTCGAACTGAAATGACATCATTTCTCGCAATTATTGTATCTGCTTTTTCATCAACCATCCAGTTTAATTGCACTTGCCGGTGTTCAATTAGTTCTTTAGCCCGATGCCGTGAGATTGAAAAGGCGGTGGCCACCACCGAATCAAGACGCAACGAAGCTAGCGTAACCTGAATTCTTTCCCAATCATTGATTGGGCTTAAGATGTTAGCTTGATCTACGGGCTTTAAGCG encodes:
- a CDS encoding NUDIX hydrolase, with product MDLEEKVVKSVSRYKGEIVDVYQQTVELPDGTLANRDVVKHQDAIAILALTTDGKALFEKQWRAPVAKPTIEIPAGKVEPGEDFLETAKRELNEETGYAAGKIEKMVGFYSAPGFTDEYMTVYKATDLKPVEDKLPRDQGENLKVFELSLSEALKAIEDGKIEDAKTVLAIYHWQATTK
- a CDS encoding cold shock domain-containing protein; this encodes MGNLETGTVTSFDKTKGYGFIKLDDGEQAFVHYSAVQSDDFKTLDENEVVQLMVAEGPKGLVAVKVFRKGEQE
- the ileS gene encoding isoleucine--tRNA ligase: MRVKDTLNLGKTKFKMRGNLPVNEKKREDVWFENKVYEQRQKLNEGKPSFVLHDGPPYANGNIHMGHAMNKISKDIIVRYKSMSGFRSPYVPGWDTHGLPIEQQLTKEGHDRKKMSTAEFRKLCRDYALKQVDKQREDFKRLGVAAEWDNPYLTLQPSFEAEEIRTFAKMVELGLIYRGKKPVFWSWSSESAMAEAEVEYHDVTSPSAFYAERVSDGKGVLDQDTYFVVWTTTPWTIPASEGITIDAGFDYSVVKPAGDDRKFVIATDRLSYAAEQFGWQDVETIKTVRGQELENITALHPFDSDRKLVVMLGDFVTLDSGTGLVHTAPGFGEDDFRVGKEYGLDIFVPVDDRGYLTAEAGPDFEGVFYEDANEIALDKLKATNALLKQMDYTHSYPFDWRTKKPIIFRATPQWFASVDKIRDQILDALKDVKFLPEWGQKRLHNMIRDRGDWVISRQRVWGVPLPIFYAEDGTPIMNGETIEHVAELFEKHGSDIWFEWDAKDLLPEGYTSEHSPNGTFTKETDIMDVWFDSGSSHQGVLAKRDYLKYPADLTLEGSDQYRGWFNSSLITSVAMSGHAPYKQIISQGFTLDGQGHKMSKSLGNTIVPADIIKKMGAEIIRLWVLSIDSSSDVRVSQDNFVKISDSYKKIRNTIRYLLANTADFDPQANTVAYADLQPEDRYMLVRFNELVKEIRQDYDQYNFIEIYKALMNYIITDLSAFYLDFAKDVVYIEPEDSLKRRSMQTVFYQILVGLTKLMTPVLPHTTEEIWQFLSEPEEFVQLAEMPEVQELAGAADLLAKWQTVKKLRAHVLKALEEARDQKMIGKSMEAKATLYLDEATKQVVDELNVDLRLILIVSQLEVRDIAEAPEDAASFDGQVAVQIAPAAGEVCERCRMTKTDVGSDEHFPTLCASCAAIVTKYYPEAVTEGFEEK
- a CDS encoding DivIVA domain-containing protein, whose protein sequence is MAIEPQDIQQKHFSNKMRGYNPDEVDEFLDDVAFEQRRLQDEIDSLRRQLAEAKSRVEYFDEMKESLNKSIMVAQDAADKVKISSKREAEFTAKEAQKEAEVVVKNAHKKADGYIGEAAGKAQKVIVATDDLKKQARSFRQKLEVLLESQLQMIKGRDWDNLLSSDELLTIGEIKEAMRNSGALDIIQENSVHSEEVGKIDPDTPAVEPKEDELKTVVVFPEDQSNEQGKPTDQGFHVNPKK